One genomic segment of Paraburkholderia hospita includes these proteins:
- a CDS encoding fumarate reductase/succinate dehydrogenase flavoprotein subunit has product MNTHVLEYDIVVVGGGTAGPMAAVKAKEANPNLKVLLLEKANVKRSGAISMGMDGLNNAVIPGHATPEQYTREITIANDGIVDQAAVYAYAKHSFKTIEELDRWGVKFEKDGTGDYAVKKVHHMGSYVLPMPEGHDIKKVLYRQLKRARIAITNRIVATRLLTDAQGNVNGVMGFDCRTAEFYVVRAKAVILSCGAAGRLGLPASGYLMGTYENPTNAGDGYAMAYHAGAALANLECFQINPLIKDYNGPACAYVTGPLGGFTANGKGERFIECDYWSGQMMWEFYQELQSGNGPVFLKLDHLAEETIQTIEQILHTNERPSRGRFHAGRGTDYRQQMVEMHISEIGFCSGHSASGVYVNEHAETTVGGLYAAGDMAAVPHNYMLGAFTYGWFAGQSAAAFVAGREHAPLDQEQIDAERARVYAPLELEHGLAPAQVEYKLRRMVNDYLQPPKVTRKMEIGLQRFEEIADDIASIKATHPHELMRAAEVRAIRDCAEMAARASLYRTESRWGLYHHRVDYPQRNDADWFCHTHLRKDASGRMTSEKRAVEPYIVPLDERERGSYSNLRIHDDKPDPRANAQALADVTA; this is encoded by the coding sequence ATGAACACCCATGTACTCGAATACGACATCGTCGTGGTCGGCGGCGGAACGGCGGGACCGATGGCCGCTGTCAAGGCGAAGGAAGCCAATCCGAATCTGAAGGTCTTGCTGCTCGAAAAAGCTAACGTCAAGCGTAGCGGCGCGATATCGATGGGCATGGACGGCCTGAACAATGCCGTCATCCCCGGCCACGCGACACCCGAGCAATACACGCGCGAAATCACCATCGCCAACGACGGCATCGTCGATCAGGCCGCCGTCTACGCGTACGCGAAGCACAGCTTCAAGACGATCGAGGAACTCGACCGTTGGGGCGTGAAGTTCGAAAAGGACGGCACGGGCGATTACGCGGTCAAGAAAGTGCACCACATGGGCTCGTATGTGCTGCCAATGCCCGAAGGACACGACATCAAGAAAGTGCTGTACCGGCAACTGAAACGCGCGCGCATCGCGATCACGAATCGCATCGTCGCGACGCGTCTGTTGACCGACGCGCAGGGCAATGTGAACGGCGTGATGGGCTTCGATTGCCGCACGGCCGAGTTCTACGTGGTTCGCGCGAAAGCGGTGATTCTATCGTGCGGCGCGGCGGGCCGGCTCGGCTTGCCCGCCTCCGGCTACCTGATGGGCACGTACGAGAACCCGACCAACGCAGGCGACGGCTACGCGATGGCCTATCACGCGGGCGCGGCGCTGGCGAATCTCGAATGCTTCCAGATCAATCCGTTGATCAAGGACTATAACGGTCCCGCCTGCGCGTATGTGACGGGTCCGCTGGGCGGCTTCACGGCGAACGGCAAGGGTGAACGCTTCATCGAATGCGATTACTGGAGCGGGCAGATGATGTGGGAGTTCTATCAGGAACTCCAGAGCGGCAACGGCCCGGTGTTTCTCAAGCTCGATCACCTCGCCGAAGAAACCATCCAGACCATCGAGCAGATCCTGCACACGAACGAACGTCCGAGCCGTGGGCGCTTTCATGCGGGACGCGGCACCGATTACCGGCAGCAGATGGTCGAGATGCATATCTCCGAGATCGGCTTTTGCAGCGGGCACAGCGCGTCAGGCGTGTATGTCAACGAGCACGCGGAGACGACGGTGGGCGGCCTTTACGCTGCCGGCGACATGGCCGCCGTGCCGCACAACTACATGCTCGGCGCGTTCACGTATGGCTGGTTTGCAGGTCAGAGCGCAGCCGCTTTCGTTGCGGGCCGCGAACATGCGCCGCTCGATCAAGAACAGATCGATGCCGAACGCGCGCGCGTCTATGCGCCGCTCGAACTCGAGCATGGGCTTGCACCTGCGCAGGTCGAGTACAAGCTGCGCCGCATGGTCAACGATTATCTGCAGCCGCCCAAGGTGACGCGCAAGATGGAAATCGGCCTGCAACGCTTCGAGGAAATCGCCGACGACATCGCGTCGATCAAGGCCACGCATCCGCATGAACTGATGCGCGCCGCCGAAGTGCGTGCCATCCGCGATTGCGCCGAAATGGCTGCGCGCGCGTCGCTGTATCGCACGGAAAGCCGCTGGGGCCTGTATCACCACCGCGTCGATTATCCGCAGCGCAACGACGCCGACTGGTTCTGCCATACGCATCTGCGCAAGGATGCATCGGGCCGCATGACCAGCGAGAAACGCGCGGTCGAACCGTACATCGTGCCGCTCGATGAACGCGAACGCGGCTCGTACAGCAACCTGCGCATTCACGACGACAAACCCGATCCGCGCGCGAACGCCCAGGCGCTCGCCGATGTGACCGCCTGA
- a CDS encoding GntR family transcriptional regulator, with amino-acid sequence MSKPASPLVPVTSVPLYAQIKDALRVQILDGTYAPHSQMPSEHELCAMYGVSRITVRQALGDLQKEGLLFKLHGKGTFVSKPKAFQNVSSLQGFAEAMSSMGYEIVNQLRSFRVVEADRNVAARLGLEEGAPVTEIHRVRLLNREPVSLELTWLPEALGTRLANADLVTRDIFLILENDCGVPLGHADVAIDAILADDEIVDALRVEEGSPVLRIDRLTHDAAGTPIDYEHLYFRGDAFQYRFRIDREKAGKSAKHNATRKAR; translated from the coding sequence ATGTCGAAACCGGCCAGCCCCCTCGTCCCCGTTACCTCCGTTCCGCTCTACGCGCAGATTAAAGATGCGCTGCGCGTGCAGATTCTCGACGGCACCTACGCACCGCATTCGCAGATGCCGTCCGAGCACGAACTCTGCGCGATGTACGGCGTGAGCCGCATCACCGTGCGCCAGGCGCTCGGCGACCTGCAAAAAGAAGGCCTGTTGTTCAAGCTGCACGGTAAAGGCACGTTCGTATCGAAACCAAAGGCGTTTCAGAACGTGAGTTCGCTGCAGGGCTTTGCGGAAGCGATGTCGTCGATGGGCTATGAGATCGTCAACCAGCTGCGCAGCTTTCGCGTCGTCGAAGCCGATCGTAACGTAGCCGCGCGCCTTGGGCTCGAAGAAGGTGCGCCCGTCACGGAAATTCATCGCGTGCGGCTGCTCAACCGCGAGCCGGTATCGCTCGAACTGACGTGGCTTCCCGAAGCGCTCGGCACGCGTCTGGCGAATGCCGATCTCGTCACGCGCGACATCTTCCTGATCCTCGAAAACGACTGCGGCGTGCCGCTCGGCCATGCGGATGTCGCGATCGACGCGATCCTCGCCGACGACGAAATCGTCGACGCGCTGCGGGTCGAGGAAGGCAGCCCGGTGCTGCGCATCGACCGACTCACGCACGACGCGGCAGGCACGCCGATCGACTACGAACATCTGTACTTTCGCGGCGATGCGTTTCAGTACCGCTTCCGTATCGACCGGGAAAAAGCGGGCAAAAGCGCGAAGCACAACGCAACGAGGAAAGCACGATGA
- a CDS encoding efflux RND transporter permease subunit, with translation MNLSRPFIERPVATTLLSLGIALAGIFAFVRLPVAPLPQVDFPTISVQASLPGASPDTVANSVASPLERHLGQIADVTEMTSQSSVGMTRITLQFGLDRNIDGAARDVQAAINAARADLPSSLKSNPTYRKVNPADAPVLILSLTSHTLTQAKLYDLASTILVQSLSQLPGVGEVDVNGSANPAVRVELNPTALYHYGIGLEDVRAALASANANSPKGIIESEGRRFQLYANDQARAAAQYKDLVIAYRNGAAVRLSDVAEVVDSVEDLRNLGLAGDNQPSVLVMLYRQPGANIISTVDGIRATVAQLKPALPADVDILEASDRSTTIRASLRDTEATLLIAVALVILVVFFFLGSARAALIPSAAVPVSIVGTFAVMYLLGYSIDNLSLMALTVATGFVVDDAIVVLENIARHLEAGKSRMQAALLGAREVGFTVLSISISLIAVFIPILLMGGIIGRLFREFAVTLSVAILVSLAVSLTTTPMMCSRLLASTKRDNGGNASRVQRLSHLLTQPLERMREGYARTLDWSLRHPLLMMSLLLVTIALNVFLYIAIPKGFFPQEDTGRLIGGIQGDQSVSFQAMETKLKQLMQIVRSDPAVASVVGFTGGRQTNAGFVFVSLKPLSERNQTADEVIARLRPELNEVAGARLYLQPVQDIRVGGRQSNAQYQLTLLGDTSGDVYKWAPRLTQALQALPELEDVNSDQQQSGLEADVDIDRATAARLGITPAQIDNTLYDAFGQRLVSTIYNPMNQYYVVMEVAPRYWQHPETLNDLYVSTSGGTPSGTQSTNFVAGTVSGPSAESTSQSSSNAAQTSGVAQAVTTPGGTATPTQPIAASATSADAASSTSAASDVVVTLPTAGATPFALAVPALNSTSTSGTTSTTTSSAATVAADSARNLAINSLAASGHSSASAGTSVSTAQETMIPFSAFARFKPGHTALGVNHQGSFVATTISFNLPPHESLSTAMTAINRTMIDIGMPASLHASFEGTARTFQQSLSDEPLLVAAALLSVYIVLGVLYESYAHPLTILSTLPSAGVGALLALMLFHVEFTVMSLIGVILLIGIVKKNAIMMVDFAIDASRSGMSPRDAIYHASLMRFRPIMMTTCAALLGALPLALGSSEGADLRRPLGISIVGGLIVSQILTLYTTPVVYLYVDRLGVWLRSRFARRALQ, from the coding sequence ATGAACCTTTCGCGTCCCTTTATCGAACGCCCGGTGGCGACGACGCTGCTTTCGCTTGGCATCGCGCTCGCAGGCATATTCGCTTTCGTCCGGCTTCCCGTCGCGCCGCTACCGCAAGTCGACTTCCCGACCATCTCCGTGCAGGCCAGTCTGCCCGGCGCAAGTCCGGACACCGTTGCGAACAGCGTCGCCAGTCCGCTCGAACGGCATCTCGGACAGATCGCCGACGTCACCGAAATGACCTCGCAAAGCTCCGTAGGCATGACGCGCATCACGTTGCAATTCGGTCTCGACCGCAACATCGACGGCGCGGCGCGCGACGTGCAGGCCGCGATCAACGCCGCGCGGGCCGATCTGCCTTCGAGCCTCAAGAGCAATCCGACCTATCGCAAGGTCAATCCCGCCGACGCGCCCGTCCTAATTCTCTCGCTCACGTCGCACACGTTGACGCAGGCGAAGCTCTACGATCTCGCGTCGACGATCCTCGTGCAGTCGCTGTCGCAATTGCCCGGTGTCGGCGAAGTGGATGTGAACGGCTCGGCCAATCCCGCCGTGCGCGTCGAGTTGAATCCGACCGCGCTCTATCACTACGGCATAGGCCTCGAAGACGTTCGCGCGGCGCTCGCGTCGGCGAATGCCAACAGTCCCAAAGGAATCATCGAAAGCGAAGGCAGGCGCTTCCAGCTCTATGCGAACGATCAGGCGCGCGCCGCCGCGCAATACAAGGACCTCGTGATCGCGTATCGCAACGGCGCAGCCGTGCGCCTGTCGGACGTCGCCGAAGTCGTCGATTCCGTCGAGGATCTGCGCAACCTCGGCCTCGCCGGCGACAATCAGCCGTCGGTGCTGGTGATGCTTTACCGGCAGCCCGGCGCGAACATCATCAGTACCGTCGATGGCATCCGCGCGACCGTCGCGCAACTCAAGCCCGCACTGCCCGCCGACGTCGACATTCTCGAAGCCTCGGACCGCTCGACGACGATCCGCGCCTCGCTGCGCGACACGGAAGCCACCCTGCTGATCGCCGTCGCGCTGGTGATACTCGTCGTGTTCTTCTTTCTCGGCAGCGCGCGGGCTGCGTTGATTCCAAGCGCGGCCGTGCCTGTGTCGATCGTCGGCACGTTTGCGGTCATGTATCTGCTCGGCTATTCGATCGACAATCTGTCGCTGATGGCTTTGACCGTGGCAACGGGCTTCGTCGTCGACGATGCGATCGTCGTGCTCGAAAACATCGCGCGGCATCTCGAAGCGGGCAAGTCGCGCATGCAGGCGGCACTGCTCGGCGCGCGCGAAGTCGGCTTCACCGTGCTGTCGATTTCGATCTCGCTGATTGCCGTGTTCATTCCGATCCTGCTGATGGGCGGCATCATCGGGCGGTTGTTTCGAGAGTTTGCGGTGACGCTGTCGGTTGCGATACTCGTCTCGCTCGCCGTATCGCTCACGACGACACCCATGATGTGTTCACGGCTGCTCGCGAGCACAAAGCGCGATAACGGCGGCAACGCATCGCGCGTGCAACGTCTCTCACATTTGCTTACGCAGCCGCTGGAACGCATGCGTGAAGGTTACGCGCGAACGCTCGACTGGTCGCTGCGCCATCCCTTGCTGATGATGTCGTTGCTGCTCGTCACCATCGCGCTGAACGTGTTTCTCTACATCGCGATTCCCAAGGGCTTTTTCCCGCAGGAAGACACGGGCCGGTTGATCGGCGGCATTCAGGGCGATCAGAGCGTGTCGTTTCAGGCGATGGAAACGAAGCTCAAGCAACTGATGCAAATCGTTCGCTCGGACCCTGCGGTGGCGAGCGTGGTCGGCTTCACAGGCGGACGTCAGACCAATGCGGGTTTCGTGTTCGTGTCGCTAAAGCCGCTGTCAGAACGCAACCAGACTGCCGATGAAGTGATCGCGCGGCTGCGTCCCGAGTTGAACGAAGTGGCCGGCGCGCGTCTCTATCTGCAACCCGTGCAGGACATTCGCGTCGGCGGCAGGCAGAGTAACGCGCAGTATCAGTTGACCTTGCTAGGCGACACGAGCGGCGACGTGTACAAATGGGCGCCGCGCCTGACTCAGGCGTTGCAGGCGCTGCCAGAGCTCGAAGACGTCAACTCGGACCAGCAACAAAGCGGACTCGAAGCCGATGTCGATATCGACCGTGCGACGGCCGCGCGCCTCGGCATCACGCCCGCGCAGATCGACAACACGCTGTACGACGCGTTCGGTCAACGGCTCGTCTCGACGATCTACAACCCGATGAACCAATACTATGTGGTGATGGAAGTCGCGCCGCGTTACTGGCAGCATCCGGAGACGCTGAACGATCTCTACGTCAGCACATCGGGCGGCACGCCGAGCGGCACGCAGTCGACGAATTTTGTCGCTGGTACAGTCAGCGGTCCAAGCGCCGAGAGCACGTCGCAAAGCAGTTCGAATGCCGCGCAAACATCGGGGGTCGCGCAAGCCGTCACGACACCGGGCGGCACCGCGACTCCCACGCAACCCATAGCCGCGTCCGCGACGAGCGCCGATGCAGCCAGCAGCACGAGCGCGGCATCCGACGTCGTCGTCACGCTTCCCACAGCGGGCGCAACGCCGTTCGCGCTAGCCGTTCCCGCACTAAACAGCACGAGTACGAGCGGCACGACCTCGACTACAACGAGCAGCGCCGCCACCGTCGCCGCCGACTCGGCCCGCAACCTCGCGATCAATTCGCTCGCGGCGAGCGGCCATTCCAGCGCATCGGCGGGCACGTCCGTCAGCACCGCGCAGGAAACCATGATCCCATTCAGCGCCTTCGCGCGCTTCAAACCGGGCCACACAGCGCTCGGCGTGAACCATCAGGGCAGTTTCGTCGCCACCACGATCTCCTTCAACCTGCCGCCGCATGAATCGCTCTCGACAGCGATGACAGCCATCAACCGTACGATGATCGACATCGGCATGCCCGCGTCCCTTCACGCGAGCTTCGAAGGCACGGCGCGTACCTTCCAGCAGTCGCTGTCGGACGAGCCGCTGCTGGTGGCCGCCGCGCTGCTGTCCGTGTATATCGTGCTCGGCGTGCTGTACGAAAGCTACGCGCATCCGCTGACCATTCTGTCGACGCTGCCTTCGGCAGGCGTCGGCGCGCTGCTCGCGCTAATGCTGTTTCACGTCGAGTTCACGGTGATGTCGCTGATCGGCGTCATTTTGCTGATCGGCATCGTCAAGAAGAACGCGATCATGATGGTCGACTTCGCGATCGACGCGTCGCGCTCGGGCATGTCGCCGCGCGACGCGATCTACCACGCGAGCCTGATGCGCTTCCGCCCCATCATGATGACGACCTGCGCCGCGCTGCTCGGCGCGCTGCCGCTCGCGCTAGGCAGCAGCGAAGGCGCCGATCTGCGGCGGCCGCTGGGCATTTCGATTGTCGGCGGATTGATCGTGAGCCAGATACTGACGCTGTATACGACGCCCGTCGTGTATCTGTATGTCGACCGCCTCGGCGTCTGGCTGCGCTCGCGTTTTGCGCGGCGAGCGCTTCAGTAA
- a CDS encoding IS481 family transposase — protein sequence MPWDAKDTMNLREDFVRDAATQAVPFSELCRKYKITRQTGYKWLGRHKSEGVDGLADRSRRPHHSPTRSPEHIEALVLDLRCQHGWGGRKIAQRLRDLGQTEVPAPATITEILRRHGMIDEQASRQRQHWQRFEHEHPNSLWQMDFKGDFPTLESGRCAPLTVIDDHSRYNIVLSACSRTTTQVVQEALEQAFRCYGLPSRINTDNGAPWGSPSAPGQFTELAVWLIRLGIHVSYSRPYHPQTNGKDERFHRSLKAEVLQRHAFSTHEHVQQALDRWRQVYNTERPHEALGMATPITRYACSLSRMPDRLPEPEYESGDEVLLVNSSGVVRFRGEKLKLSIALKGLHVAARPSEDEDGVIEFWFAHQRVEKLDLKEPKP from the coding sequence ATGCCCTGGGATGCAAAAGACACCATGAATCTCCGCGAAGACTTCGTGCGCGATGCCGCCACGCAGGCGGTGCCGTTCAGCGAGTTGTGCCGCAAATACAAGATCACCCGTCAGACGGGCTACAAGTGGCTTGGACGCCATAAGAGCGAAGGCGTCGACGGACTGGCCGACCGCTCCCGCCGCCCGCATCACAGCCCCACACGCTCACCGGAGCACATCGAAGCGCTGGTGCTGGACCTGCGCTGCCAGCACGGCTGGGGCGGACGCAAGATCGCACAGCGCCTGCGCGATCTGGGCCAGACCGAGGTGCCCGCACCCGCCACCATCACCGAGATCCTGCGGCGCCACGGGATGATCGACGAACAGGCGTCGCGCCAGCGCCAGCACTGGCAACGCTTCGAGCACGAGCATCCGAACTCGCTGTGGCAAATGGACTTCAAGGGCGACTTCCCGACCCTGGAGAGCGGGCGCTGCGCGCCGCTGACGGTCATCGACGATCACTCGCGCTACAACATCGTGCTGAGCGCCTGCTCGCGCACCACCACGCAGGTCGTGCAGGAAGCGCTCGAGCAGGCGTTCCGCTGCTACGGGCTACCCTCGCGTATCAACACCGACAACGGCGCGCCGTGGGGCTCGCCCAGCGCGCCGGGACAGTTCACCGAGCTCGCGGTCTGGCTGATCCGGCTGGGTATCCATGTGAGCTACAGCCGGCCGTATCACCCGCAGACCAATGGCAAGGACGAACGGTTTCACCGCTCGCTGAAGGCCGAAGTGCTGCAGCGGCACGCCTTCAGCACGCACGAGCACGTGCAGCAGGCACTGGATCGCTGGCGGCAGGTGTACAACACCGAGCGTCCACACGAGGCACTCGGGATGGCCACGCCGATTACCCGCTACGCGTGCAGCCTGAGCAGGATGCCCGATCGCCTCCCGGAGCCCGAATACGAGTCCGGCGATGAAGTTTTACTGGTCAACTCAAGCGGCGTGGTGCGCTTCCGGGGCGAGAAACTGAAGCTCTCGATTGCGCTCAAGGGCTTGCATGTGGCAGCCCGCCCGAGCGAGGACGAAGACGGGGTGATCGAGTTCTGGTTCGCCCATCAGCGTGTCGAAAAACTTGACCTGAAGGAGCCCAAACCCTGA
- the kdgD gene encoding 5-dehydro-4-deoxyglucarate dehydratase: MTTPQELKAIVSEGLLSFPVTDFDSNGDFRPDTYAARLEWLAPYGATALFAAGGTGEFFSLTKSEYSNVIRTATETCKGKVPILAGAGGPTRVAIEYAQEAERNGAQGVLLMPHYLTEASQEGIAAHVEQVCKAVKNMGVIVYNRSNSKLGADSLERLADKCPNLIGFKDGVGDIESMVTIRRRMGDRFSYLGGLPTAEVYAAAYKALGVPVYSSAVFNFIPKTAMEFYRAIAADDHVTTGKLLDEFFLPYLAIRNRRQGYAVSIVKAGAKLVGHDAGPVRAPLTDLSEDEVAQLDVLIKKLGAQ, from the coding sequence ATGACCACGCCACAAGAACTCAAAGCGATCGTATCCGAAGGCCTTTTGTCTTTCCCCGTCACCGACTTCGACAGCAACGGCGACTTCCGTCCCGACACGTATGCCGCGCGCCTGGAATGGCTTGCACCGTACGGCGCGACTGCCCTCTTCGCGGCGGGCGGCACGGGTGAGTTCTTCTCGCTGACGAAGTCGGAATATTCGAATGTGATCCGCACCGCGACGGAAACCTGCAAGGGCAAGGTGCCGATTCTCGCGGGCGCGGGCGGCCCGACGCGTGTCGCGATCGAATACGCGCAGGAAGCCGAGCGCAATGGCGCGCAGGGCGTGCTGCTGATGCCGCACTATCTGACGGAAGCGTCGCAGGAAGGCATTGCCGCCCACGTCGAGCAGGTGTGCAAGGCGGTGAAGAACATGGGCGTGATCGTTTATAACCGCTCGAACTCGAAGCTCGGGGCGGATTCGTTGGAGAGGCTCGCGGACAAGTGTCCGAACCTGATCGGGTTCAAGGATGGTGTGGGTGATATCGAGAGCATGGTGACCATTCGCCGGCGCATGGGCGATCGGTTCTCTTATCTTGGTGGTCTGCCGACTGCTGAAGTTTATGCTGCTGCTTATAAGGCGCTGGGCGTGCCTGTGTATTCTTCGGCTGTGTTCAATTTCATTCCTAAGACGGCGATGGAGTTCTATCGCGCGATTGCTGCGGATGATCATGTCACTACTGGCAAGTTGCTTGATGAGTTCTTTTTGCCTTATCTGGCGATTCGGAATCGTCGGCAAGGTTATGCTGTGAGTATCGTTAAGGCTGGGGCTAAACTTGTCGGCCATGACGCTGGGCCCGTACGGGCGCCCCTCACCGATCTGAGTGAAGACGAGGTCGCGCAGCTTGATGTGCTTATCAAGAAGCTTGGAGCGCAGTAA
- the gudD gene encoding glucarate dehydratase, protein MSTITQGAPTVTELRVVPVAGRDSMLMNLSGAHGPFFTRNIVILRDSAGNTGVGEVPGGENIRKTIDDARPFVVGQSIGNLQAVLNKVRKQFADRDAGGRGLQTFDLRTTIHAVTALEAAFLDLLGQHLGVPVAALLGEGQQRDEVEMLGYLFYIGDRNKTDLPYASGVEGRDDWERLRTEEALTPEAVVRLAEAAQARYGFNDFKLKGGVLAGDAEIEAVTALAERFPEARVTLDPNGAWSLAEAIRLCHDQHDVLAYAEDPCGAENGYSGREVMAEFRRATGLPTATNMIATDWRQMGHAIQLQSVDIPLADPHFWTMQGSVRVAQMCNDWGLTWGSHSNNHFDVSLAMFTHVAAAAPGKITAIDTHWIWQDGQYLTRDPLQIVGGKVKVPAKPGLGVELDMDALEKAHALYQQHGLGARDDGVAMQYLIPNWKFDNKRPCLVR, encoded by the coding sequence ATGTCTACGATTACCCAAGGCGCCCCAACCGTCACCGAATTGCGCGTCGTCCCCGTCGCCGGCCGCGACAGCATGCTGATGAACCTGAGCGGCGCGCACGGCCCGTTCTTCACGCGCAACATCGTGATTCTGCGCGACAGCGCGGGCAACACAGGCGTCGGCGAAGTGCCGGGCGGTGAGAACATCCGCAAGACGATCGACGATGCGCGTCCGTTCGTGGTCGGCCAGTCGATCGGCAATCTGCAGGCCGTGCTCAACAAGGTACGCAAGCAGTTCGCGGACCGCGACGCGGGCGGCCGAGGCTTGCAGACCTTCGATCTGCGCACGACGATCCATGCCGTGACAGCGCTCGAAGCCGCCTTCCTCGACCTGCTCGGCCAGCACCTGGGCGTGCCTGTTGCAGCGCTGCTCGGCGAAGGCCAGCAACGCGACGAAGTCGAAATGCTCGGCTATCTGTTCTACATCGGCGATCGGAACAAGACGGACCTGCCGTACGCGAGCGGCGTCGAAGGACGCGACGACTGGGAACGCCTGCGCACGGAAGAAGCGCTGACGCCTGAAGCCGTCGTGCGACTTGCCGAAGCCGCGCAGGCGCGTTACGGCTTCAACGACTTCAAGCTCAAGGGCGGCGTGCTCGCGGGCGACGCCGAGATCGAGGCGGTGACGGCACTGGCCGAACGCTTCCCTGAAGCACGCGTGACGCTCGATCCGAACGGCGCGTGGTCGCTGGCCGAAGCGATCCGCCTGTGCCACGACCAGCACGACGTGCTCGCGTATGCGGAAGATCCGTGCGGCGCGGAGAACGGCTACTCGGGCCGCGAAGTGATGGCGGAATTCCGCCGCGCGACGGGCCTGCCGACAGCGACCAACATGATCGCCACCGACTGGCGCCAGATGGGCCACGCCATTCAGTTGCAATCGGTCGACATTCCCCTCGCCGACCCGCACTTCTGGACGATGCAGGGCTCGGTGCGCGTCGCGCAGATGTGCAACGACTGGGGCCTCACGTGGGGCTCGCATTCGAACAATCACTTCGACGTTTCGCTCGCGATGTTCACGCATGTCGCGGCGGCTGCGCCGGGCAAGATCACCGCGATCGACACGCACTGGATCTGGCAGGACGGCCAGTATCTGACGCGCGATCCGCTGCAGATCGTCGGCGGCAAGGTGAAGGTGCCGGCGAAGCCGGGCCTTGGCGTCGAACTCGACATGGACGCGCTCGAAAAGGCACACGCGCTGTATCAGCAGCACGGACTCGGCGCGCGCGACGATGGCGTCGCGATGCAATACCTGATTCCGAACTGGAAGTTCGACAACAAGCGCCCTTGCCTCGTGCGTTGA
- a CDS encoding lactonase family protein, whose product MTFFAIVSNAVDGDLAVFRVDGSTGGIERIARHPAGDTVMPLALSADGRVLHAATRGAQRCIVTYSVDPHTGSLAHLRTASIESSLAYLSLTPSDDWLLGASYGESSVSLYRARPLDSAEIRPHQVVEGFVHAHAVITSADGRFAYATSLGSDMVFCFAIVHDANDATLELVQKVPVEAGFGPRHLRLSPDEKTLYVSSEFRATVAVFSRDGETGALSARSVSPRAPSLAHLNDGCLRTAQIDPATAATLVWGADLQVTPDGRLVYVAERTSSRLIAYRATREGSLEYAGFTDTEAQPRGFRIDPSGRFLVACGEKSAQVVVYAIDADSGALSAVSRCEGGRGANWVEIVAQT is encoded by the coding sequence ATGACGTTTTTCGCAATCGTCTCGAACGCGGTGGATGGCGATCTCGCCGTCTTCCGCGTCGATGGTTCGACGGGCGGCATCGAACGCATCGCACGCCATCCGGCCGGCGACACCGTGATGCCACTCGCCCTTTCCGCCGATGGCCGCGTGCTGCACGCTGCCACGCGCGGCGCGCAGCGGTGCATCGTCACGTATTCGGTCGATCCGCACACGGGCAGTCTCGCGCATCTGCGAACCGCGTCCATCGAATCGAGTCTCGCGTATCTGTCGCTGACGCCATCGGACGACTGGCTGCTCGGCGCATCGTACGGCGAGTCGTCCGTGAGCCTATATCGCGCAAGGCCATTGGACAGCGCTGAAATCAGGCCGCACCAGGTGGTCGAAGGCTTCGTGCATGCGCACGCGGTGATCACGTCGGCGGATGGCCGCTTCGCCTACGCGACGTCGCTAGGCTCCGACATGGTGTTCTGTTTTGCGATCGTCCATGACGCGAATGACGCAACGCTCGAACTCGTGCAGAAGGTGCCCGTAGAAGCGGGCTTCGGCCCGCGTCATCTGCGCTTGTCGCCCGATGAAAAAACGCTGTACGTGTCGAGCGAATTTCGCGCGACAGTCGCCGTGTTCTCGCGCGATGGCGAAACAGGCGCGCTGTCGGCACGCAGCGTATCGCCGCGCGCACCGTCGCTCGCGCATCTGAACGATGGCTGCCTGCGCACCGCGCAAATCGATCCTGCGACAGCCGCGACGCTCGTCTGGGGCGCCGATTTGCAGGTGACACCCGATGGCCGCCTTGTCTACGTCGCCGAGCGCACGTCGAGCCGTCTGATCGCCTACCGCGCGACCCGCGAAGGCTCGCTCGAATACGCGGGCTTCACCGACACGGAAGCGCAACCACGCGGCTTCAGGATCGACCCGTCGGGCCGCTTTCTCGTCGCTTGCGGCGAGAAGTCCGCGCAGGTCGTCGTGTACGCGATCGACGCCGACTCGGGCGCCCTATCCGCCGTTTCGCGCTGCGAAGGCGGACGCGGCGCGAACTGGGTCGAGATCGTCGCGCAGACGTAG